The proteins below are encoded in one region of Silene latifolia isolate original U9 population chromosome 2, ASM4854445v1, whole genome shotgun sequence:
- the LOC141632605 gene encoding uncharacterized protein LOC141632605, which translates to MPYYSSSNKFLFILSILITFISCTFSETQYPEDPPILDDINQWCDTVPHPEPCKFFMTEQKLKPPKEKTEFRKMIVEVALERAIHAQSHIWGWGIRCDDHKKRAAWADCVRLYDHTIIQLNYTLNGLTSNSSFTDFDAQTWLSAALTNLETCLGGWSEDMNVTTFIWPHVSYNVSDLISNSLAVNEGLIQEADNSTSDNSTTDGYPSWLSHHDRRLLLGNGGRSLAVKKAMFVVSRGPSIDAAAARSNVRGRKVIHVGPYNNDITLIGDGIRKTVITRGRSVRSGYTTYNSATAVSGFVGGGVSQTPAFSSPVVEKWYTQPLDHFVVGSDTTFQQRVFVDTSYRQGKPVEDGTPILAFFGGEASIEAWLGGGGIVTLVASRFQAIVVYIEHRFYGDSVPLGSIDGAMMDPRIRDCLTSPQALADFANVLVSLKTEMMIPHSPIIVFGGFYSGMLAAYFRMKYPEIADGALASSAPILGSADPGQQYCAIVSRDFASENLVCYGYISESWRQIDEIAAQPGGLDTLSQTFSTCAPLSTTYELKRYLALVYNYAAQYDKPAGLIAQLCKNISDASRDDILRGIGYALLSFTQQQTCNNISLSNSGLFLVPDAASRKAWDWQVCTELVTRQGCDEFTMFERSAFNVSMFMETCFATFGTFSSPTSTSTYYGGQDLKKALKRSSSNIIFSNGLMDPYSGASILEDISDTVVAITTKEGSHCLDLNPPQKNDPKWLKRQREKELKIVGRWIKSAKSSGHKLSSDRKYVFFLVILAVNLLV; encoded by the exons ATGCCATATTATTCATCTTCAAACAAGTTTCTATTCATCTTATCAATCCTAATTACCTTCATATCTTGTACATTCTCCGAGACGCAATATCCCGAGGATCCTCCAATCTTAGACGACATAAACCAATGGTGTGATACCGTCCCACATCCGGAGCCGTGCAAGTTCTTCATGACTGAACAAAAGCTAAAACCACCAAAGGAAAAAACCGAGTTTAGGAAGATGATAGTAGAGGTAGCTTTAGAACGCGCCATTCATGCTCAAAGCCATATATGGGGTTGGGGAATAAGGTGTGACGATCATAAGAAACGCGCAGCGTGGGCTGATTGTGTTAGGCTGTATGATCACACCATTATCCAACTTAATTACACCCTTAACGGCTTAACTAGTAACTCTAGTTTCACTGACTTTGATGCTCAGACTTGGCTAAGCGCTGCGCTGACCAACCTTGAGACGTGTCTAGGTGGGTGGTCCGAGGACATGAATGTCACAACCTTTATATGGCCCCATGTCTCGTACAATGTTTCCGATTTGATTTCCAATAGTTTAGCTGTTAATGAAGGGTTAATACAGGAGGCTGATAACTCTACTAGTGATAACAGTACTACTGATGGTTACCCTTCTTGGTTAAGCCACCATGATCGGAGGTTATTGCTTGGGAATGGTGGTAGATCATTAGCGGTCAAGAAAGCCATGTTTGTCGTGTCTAGAGGTCCCTCCATTGATGCCGCCGCGGCTAGGAGTAATGTAAGGGGAAGGAAGGTGATTCATGTAGGTCCTTATAATAATGATATCACATTGATTGGAGATGGTATAAGGAAGACCGTTATCACTCGCGGTCGAAGTGTTCGTTCCGGTTACACTACTTATAACTCCGCAACTGCAG TTTCAGGTTTCGTCGGCGGCGGGGTGTCTCAAACACCGGCTTTCTCCTCGCCTGTCGTTGAAAAGTGGTATACGCAACCCTTGGACCATTTCGTGGTCGGGAGCGATACCACCTTTCAACAACGGGTTTTTGTCGATACATCGTATCGACAGGGGAAACCGGTTGAAGATGGGACGCCCATTTTAGCATTTTTTGGTGGGGAAGCCAGCATTGAGGCATGGCTTGGGGGAGGAGGGATTGTCACTCTTGTGGCATCCCGGTTCCAAGCCATTGTTGTCTACATCGAG cacCGTTTTTACGGCGACTCAGTTCCCTTGGGATCCATCGACGGGGCCATGATGGATCCCCGGATAAGGGATTGTCTTACTTCTCCGCAGGCGTTGGCGGATTTCGCTAACGTCCTGGTTAGCCTGAAGACGGAGATGATGATTCCGCATTCGCCCATAATTGTTTTTGGCGGTTTTTATTCTGGGA TGTTGGCAGCGTATTTCCGGATGAAATATCCGGAAATAGCCGATGGGGCCCTAGCATCATCGGCCCCGATCCTTGGCTCAGCGGATCCAGGACAGCAGTATTGTGCTATCGTCAGCCGCGACTTTGCg AGTGAAAACCTGGTGTGTTATGGATATATCTCAGAGTCGTGGAGGCAGATTGACGAGATAGCCGCCCAGCCAGGGGGTCTCGACACTCTATCTCAGACGTTCAGCACCTGCGC GCCGTTGTCAACAACCTACGAGCTAAAACGATATTTAGCTCTAGTTTACAATTATGCTGCCCAGTATGACAAACCAGCTGGTCTCATAGCCCAGCTGTGCAAGAATATATCCGACGCCTCCCGAGATGATATTCTCAGGGGCATCGGatatgctcttttgtcttttacTCAACAGCAAACCTGCAACAACATATCTTTGTCAAATTCCGGGTTGTTTTTGGTCCCAGACGCAGCTTCCCGGAAGGCCTGGGACTGGCAG GTTTGTACCGAACTTGTGACTCGTCAAGGTTGCGACGAGTTTACAATGTTCGAGAGGAGTGCTTTCAACGTCTCCATGTTTATGGAGACGTGTTTTGCGACTTTTGGGACGTTTTCCAGTCCTACTTCGACTTCCACGTACTACGGTGGCCAG GATCTTAAAAAAGCGCTAAAGAGATCGTCCAGTAACATCATCTTCTCTAACGGGTTGATGGATCCGTATAGTGGGGCCAG TATTTTGGAAGATATTTCGGATACGGTCGTTGCTATTACCACAAAAGAAG GATCCCACTGTCTAGACCTGAACCCGCCTCAGAAAAATGATCCAAAATGGCTCAAGCGTCAAAGAGAGAAAGAACTGAAGATTGTTGGGCGTTGGATCAAATCAGCTAAATCATCGGGCCATAAATTGTCGAGTGACAGAAAATATGTGTTTTTTCTTGTTATTTTAGCCGTAAACCTATTGGTTTAG